In the genome of Candidatus Methylomirabilota bacterium, the window TGCCAGCCGGACGAACTGCCGCTTCATCGCATTGACCCGCGCGAGGTAGCCGCCCACGGCGTGGTCGCCGCACCGCTGGTCGTCGGTCAGCCGGAAGCCGCGTCGTGCGTACGCGTCGCCCGGCCCGGCTCCGCACAGGTGGATGACGGCGGCGAGATCCTGCTTCTGCTGGAGCGTAGCCGTGGGGATCCGCTGGCGCTCCATCGTGTCGGCGACGCTCCGATCCAGAAGCGCGGCGGTCAGCTCGGCCGCGTGGCTCGGGACGACGCGAGTGTAGAAGCCGGTGAACCAGCACGACGTCACGTCGTACCAGGGGCCATCCTCGACGACCACGTGGTCATGGATGCAGTAGCGCTTCGCCTCCCGGAACGTCGCGTCCGTGATCTGGTACATGCCCACCGCGCTCGACGCCGGCTGGTACAGCTCGAAGGGGTTCCACGTCAGACGCCACCGCCAGTACGTCCGGGCCACCGGGTTGCCCGCGCCTTCGACCTGGGCCAGCGCCGCCAGCAGCTCGGGCGTGATGACCGCCGTGGAATGCTCGTGGAAGAGCGGCCCGTACCGCCACCAAGTCTCGGGCGGCGTCTTCGTGAGCGCGCCGCTCACCGGAAAGAACAACTCGGTGGGCTTGCGGATGACCTGATACCCCCAGTTCACCGCCGACCAGAGCGCCAGGATGACGACCGCGCCGACGAGGATCCGGACGGCGAGCGGCGCGGCCAGCAGCCCCCGGAGTGCTCGCCGGCCCGACCGGGCGAGCGGCCAGACGGACGCGCTGCGAGCTAGGCGCGCGCGCGTCCTGCGCGAAGTGGCTCTGGTAGCGCGTGAGTGTGACATGAAGGCTATCCTCTATTACTATGCACCAGCCACGCTGAAAAGGAGGGAGTCATGGAGTTTCATGGCGTCGACGCGAAGGCTCAATTCAAACGCATGCGGGAGCTCGTGCCGGAGGCGTACAGGGCGTTCCTCGAGTTCGATGCGAAGGCGTTCAAGGACGGAGCGATCCCGGGGAAGACCAAGGAGCTCATCGCGCTCGGCATCGCCCAGAT includes:
- a CDS encoding lytic transglycosylase domain-containing protein, producing MSHSRATRATSRRTRARLARSASVWPLARSGRRALRGLLAAPLAVRILVGAVVILALWSAVNWGYQVIRKPTELFFPVSGALTKTPPETWWRYGPLFHEHSTAVITPELLAALAQVEGAGNPVARTYWRWRLTWNPFELYQPASSAVGMYQITDATFREAKRYCIHDHVVVEDGPWYDVTSCWFTGFYTRVVPSHAAELTAALLDRSVADTMERQRIPTATLQQKQDLAAVIHLCGAGPGDAYARRGFRLTDDQRCGDHAVGGYLARVNAMKRQFVRLAAAG